In Monodelphis domestica isolate mMonDom1 chromosome 4, mMonDom1.pri, whole genome shotgun sequence, one DNA window encodes the following:
- the NYX gene encoding nyctalopin, producing the protein IAHLFLFSLSPLFYLHGPLFFAHFPPFLPNIHFSPCCCWYPLSGKAILCFPCAHALWACVRTCPTGCTCTHERSCSVLCDRTGLLQVPSEFPCEASFINLDKNGIKFLAERAFGTLPSLRQLSLSHNNISFITPGAFKGLPNLVELRIAYNEDIRYLHTRTFAALRRLVRLDLAGCNLFSIPDRIFVDLPALQELSCFQNHFRRVPGAIRGMENLTRLYLERNWIEAIAYNSLQGLGGLRSLSLQDNRITVVHAGAFQDCQVMEYLYLNDNLLHSLPGSSFEGLGHLKMLNLGGNSLSTVSRAWFRDLVELEVLYLDRNRIRYIEEGAFENLTSLVALHLNSNNLTLLPFSVFQPVYFLGHLYLFRNPWHCDCQMEWLKEWMESYGLVRDVPCASPSSVASGDLSTVDFHRSHEGLCLDPEELNFTMSSEAPSEGPPSATESKFSSLISKLLSPRAPPEEMANDTGGLVNGSLLDSLSSGVEGRQGNKTLSFWVFPHLLLCVVFSIVTRLNMT; encoded by the coding sequence ATTGctcacctttttcttttctccctttccccccttttctacCTGCATGGTCCTCTGTTCTTTGCCCacttccctccctttctgcccAATATTCACTTCTCCCCCTGCTGTTGCTGGTATCCTCTCTCTGGAAAAGCGATCCTCTGCTTCCCCTGTGCCCATGCTCTCTGGGCATGCGTCCGCACCTGTCCAACCGGCTGCACCTGCACTCATGAGCGCAGCTGCTCTGTGCTGTGTGATAGGACCGGACTCCTGCAGGTGCCCAGTGAGTTCCCCTGCGAGGCCTCCTTCATCAACCTGGACAAGAACGGCATCAAATTCCTGGCAGAGCGGGCCTTTGGGACCCTGCCCTCCCTCCGACAACTGTCTCTAAGCCACAACAACATTTCCTTCATCACTCCAGGGGCCTTCAAGGGGCTGCCTAACCTAGTGGAGCTGAGAATTGCCTACAACGAGGACATCCGCTACCTGCACACGAGGACTTTTGCTGCCCTTCGACGCCTGGTCAGGCTGGACTTGGCAGGCTGCAACTTGTTCAGCATCCCTGACCGGATCTTTGTGGACCTCCCTGCCTTGCAAGAGCTCTCCTGCTTCCAGAACCACTTCCGCCGGGTGCCCGGAGCCATCAGGGGGATGGAGAACCTGACTCGTCTCTACTTAGAGCGAAATTGGATCGAGGCCATCGCCTACAACTCGCTGCAGGGTCTGGGCGGGCTGCGTTCTCTGAGTCTGCAAGACAACAGGATCACTGTGGTGCATGCGGGGGCATTCCAGGACTGCCAGGTCATGGAGTACCTCTACCTCAACGACAATCTCCTCCACAGTCTTCCGGGGAGCTCCTTTGAGGGACTGGGCCACCTAAAGATGCTCAATCTCGGGGGCAACTCCCTGAGCACCGTATCTAGGGCTTGGTTCCGCGACCTGGTGGAGTTGGAAGTGCTCTACCTGGACAGGAACAGGATACGGTACATTGAAGAAGGAGCCTTTGAGAACCTCACCAGCCTCGTGGCTCTGCACCTAAACAGCAACAACCTCACCTTATTGCCCTTCTCTGTCTTCCAGCCTGTCTACTTCCTGGGCCACCTGTACTTGTTTCGGAACCCTTGGCACTGTGACTGCCAGATGGAGTGGCTCAaagagtggatggagagctacGGTCTTGTCAGGGATGTCCCCTGCGCCTCCCCATCCTCTGTGGCCAGTGGAGACTTGAGCACGGTTGACTTTCACCGATCCCATGAGGGTCTCTGCCTGGATCCTGAAGAACTGAACTTCACCATGTCCAGCGAGGCCCCATCGGAAGGTCCTCCCTCTGCCACTGAGAGCAAGTTCAGTAGCCTCATCTCCAAGCTCCTATCCCCAAGGGCTCCACCAGAAGAGATGGCCAACGACACTGGGGGCTTGGTCAACGGCTCTCTGCTAGATAGCCTTTCCTCGGGTGtagaaggaaggcagggaaacaAGACCTTATCATTTTGGGTCTTTCCTCACCTATTGCTCTGTGTGGTGTTTTCCATAGTGACAAGACTGAACATGACATAA